From the Pseudodesulfovibrio indicus genome, the window GCATACTGCGCATGACCGCCGTGGTCCGCGCCAAGCAGGCTGCCCTGACAGCCAAGAGCTTCGGCGAGGAGCCCAACCCCAAGCTGCGGCCCCGGGGCTGGTGGGTGCTGGCCTGCGGCGACGAACTCGACGGAGACTCCTTCGACCAGCGGGAGAAAGCCCGGGAGCGGCTGTTGCAGGCCACCCGGCTGGCCGGGCTGGTCCTGCCCGAGAACATCTGGGTCTGGGACGAACGCGGCACGGCCCAGCTGGTCGTGAGCACGGTCCCCTCCATCCAGCGGGCCAACATCCTGGCCCAGAAGCTGCGCGAAAAGGGGCTGACCATCCGCATCAAGCGCGAGGAATTTTAGTCCGCAAACGGATTCATGAACGAAAAAGCCCCCGCGACCGCTCGCGGGGGCTTTTTCGTTGGCCGGACAGGAGAGGCTAGCCTTTGGAAACCGGCAGGTACGGGGTCAGTTCCGACACGGCCTCGAACAGGAAGTGATCCACCAGGTGGCAGAACATGTGCCCGGCGGCGATGTGGATTTCCTGGATGATCGCGGTGTCGCCGGACGGCACGGTAACCAGGAAGTCGGACACTCCGGCCATCTCGGCTCCGCTCTGTCCGGTCATGCCCACGGTGACGATGTTGTTGCGCTTGGCCTCGCGCATGGCGCGGATGACGTTGGTGCTGGTCCCGGAGGTGGAAAATCCCACCAGCATGTCGCCGGGTCGGCCCAGGGCCAGGAGCTGCTTGGAAAAGACCTCGTCGAAACTGTAGTCGTTGCCGATGGCGGTCAGGGCCGAGGTATCGGTGGTCAGGGCCAGCCCGGGCAGGGGCGGCCGCTCCATCCTGAACCGGTTGGTGAACTCGGCGGCCAGGTGCTGGCTGTCGGCCGCGGAACCGCCGTTGCCGCAGAACATGACCTTGCCGCCCCCGGCCAGGCACACGGCCATGGCCCGGCCGATCTCGACCACCAGTTCCGCCTTGGTATCGAAGAACGCCTTGCGGGCCGCGAGTCCGGCAGAGGCGTGATCCATCACTTTTCTCAGAGCGTTTTCGGACATGTATTCCCCATTGTTGCGAGTTGGCGACGACGCGTCGTCCAGAGCTGCATATAATGCCGAATCACCGGCTTGCCAAGTACTACCGGGATGCTGCGGGGGAAAAGGCTTTTATTCGATCGTCTTTTGCGTTACAGCCACAACTCTGCGCAACGCGCGAACGGGCCGGGGAGAGCCGGGCCGAACATCATTCAGAACGCACCAAGGCTGACAAGACCATGACCGAATCCAAGGAAAGCACCGTCAGGCTGCTGATCACCTGCCCGGACCAGCCGGGCATCGTGGCCGCCGTCTCCGGATACCTGCACCGCAAGAACGCCAACATCATCCACTCCGACCAGCACTCCACCGACCCCGAAGGCGGCCGGTTCTTCATGCGCAACGAGTTCTTCCTGCCCGGCCTGGACATGGACGGCCTGGATGACCTGCGCCGCGAGTTCGCCGAAGAGGTCACCAACGGCTTCGTCATGGACTGGTCCCTGAACCCGGTCTGGATTCCCAAGAAGATGGCGATCCTCTGTTCCAAGGTGGACCACGCCCTCATGGAGCTGCTCTGGCGCTCCAAACGCGGCGACCTGGAGACCGAGGTGTCCATGGTCATCTCCAACCACCCCACCCTGCGCCGAGAGGTGGAGAATTTCGACGTGCCCTTCCACCATGTGCCGGTCGGCCCGACCCTGCGCGACAAGGTCACTGCCGAGGACGCCATGATCGAGCTCATGGAGGGCAACGCGGACCTCATCGTCCTGGCGCGCTACATGCAGATTCTGACCTCGGACTTCGTCAAGCGGTACGAGCGCAGGATCATCAACATCCACCACTCCTTCCTGCCCGCTTTCGTGGGTGCGGACCCTTACCGCCGCGCGCACGAGCGCGGGGTCAAGCTCATCGGGGCCACGGCCCACTACGTCACCGAAAAGCTGGACGAAGGGCCGATCATCGAGCAGGACGTCATCCGCGTCACCCACAGCCACACCGTGGACGACCTCAAGCGGCTGGGCGGCGACATCGAGCGCCACGTCCTGGCCAGGGCCGTGAAATGGCACCTTGAGGACCGCGTCATCGTGGACGGCAACAAGACCATCGTCTTCCGCCGCTGATCCTTCAGATACCCGCATCCCCGGCCAACCGCGACTCCGCAATGGGGGTCGCCTCAATCCTCTGCAAGTCTTATGGACGCGGACAGCGGGGAAAGGCGCCCAAAAAGAGCAAGGCCGAAGCGAACTCTCCGTACGCTTCGGCCTTGCTCTTTTTGCAGCAGAACAAAGTCATGAGGCCTTGTGCGGCTCCATGAATCGCCCACAATTCACTGAGCGCCGCAGACCGCCGCCTTTCCACAGCCCCTACAGGGCCGTCTTCGTCACGCCGTATTTGTTCAGGATCTCGGCCAGCTTGGCCGTGGTATTGGTGGTGGTCCTGGCGACCAGTTCCAGGTTCACGAGGACCATGATGTCCACCCGGAAGACCGCCTTCTTCCACAGCTCCGCAAGACCGCGCTGCAACTCAGGCTCAAGCGAAAGCATGGACATGGTCTCGGTCAGCTGCTGGGCGTTCTTGGGCTTGAACAGCAGGGTGTTGGCGCGGGTCACGTCGTTGCCGAAGAGCTGCTTCTTGCGGATCTTGGACATACCCCTCAGCCCGTCCACGGCCTGGGCCGAGACGCGCCTGGCACGACCGCTGCGCACCTGGATCTTGCTCCCCTCCTCGCGGCCGCATTCCTTGAGGATCTGGATGGTGTGATTCTCCAGAAGGAAAAAGAGGATATTCTCCAGCACGGGCATGCTGAAGTCCTTCTTCAGCGGCAGGATGCCCTTGATCTGGTCCGGGACAAAGGACTCCAGCGCCTTGTAGAAATGCTCGCTGGTCACGCCGATGGCGATGGCCGCGCCCACGCCCGCGCCCAGGAGCTGGTCCAGGACGAATTTGAACCACGCCTGCTCCTTGAGCTTCTCCTCCCGGCTCTTGACCGGCCCGTCCGTGGACTTGGCCTCGGCCATCCGAGCCCTGTACTGGGTCTCGAATTCCTCGGAGACGGAGTCCACGCAGGCCACTCGCGCGGCCTGGAGCAGCTCGCCCGGGGTCAGCGCGCCGAACTGCGGAAGATCGGACAGCCCCCTGGCCAGCATGGCCTGGACCAGCTTGGCCCGCTCCTTCATCTCCGGCTGCTCGCGGGTGGCGATGTAGCCGTTCTGGATACGCGTCTTGCTGATCTCCTGGTCCGTGGGGTTGAG encodes:
- a CDS encoding D-sedoheptulose 7-phosphate isomerase, with the protein product MSENALRKVMDHASAGLAARKAFFDTKAELVVEIGRAMAVCLAGGGKVMFCGNGGSAADSQHLAAEFTNRFRMERPPLPGLALTTDTSALTAIGNDYSFDEVFSKQLLALGRPGDMLVGFSTSGTSTNVIRAMREAKRNNIVTVGMTGQSGAEMAGVSDFLVTVPSGDTAIIQEIHIAAGHMFCHLVDHFLFEAVSELTPYLPVSKG
- the purU gene encoding formyltetrahydrofolate deformylase; this translates as MTESKESTVRLLITCPDQPGIVAAVSGYLHRKNANIIHSDQHSTDPEGGRFFMRNEFFLPGLDMDGLDDLRREFAEEVTNGFVMDWSLNPVWIPKKMAILCSKVDHALMELLWRSKRGDLETEVSMVISNHPTLRREVENFDVPFHHVPVGPTLRDKVTAEDAMIELMEGNADLIVLARYMQILTSDFVKRYERRIINIHHSFLPAFVGADPYRRAHERGVKLIGATAHYVTEKLDEGPIIEQDVIRVTHSHTVDDLKRLGGDIERHVLARAVKWHLEDRVIVDGNKTIVFRR